From Novipirellula galeiformis, the proteins below share one genomic window:
- a CDS encoding RDD family protein, producing the protein MKIKCPACSAVLNIPESAAGKVVKCPCGKQLRAPGGAAKPAVAARPSGAATPSRPAAARPAPQSAESSMGDLDPAMFDELTDDDLQQPVRAASRPGAATGGINPYAVGAAGSAHSRNSGNIASIGQRIAGAVIDGLFNMTGFVAGMLVVMLVAPAADGAGDEAAAGIGLVLMFALFFLGSIPFIINMVLISMSGQSLGKKIVKTRIVDKQTGVQVGFLHGVLIRNIGFGAITAIPVIGGFIAIADLVYLFTQGHETLHDKLAQTIVVEA; encoded by the coding sequence ATGAAGATCAAATGCCCCGCCTGTTCTGCGGTCTTGAATATCCCAGAATCCGCTGCGGGAAAAGTCGTTAAATGCCCCTGTGGAAAACAGTTACGGGCTCCCGGCGGTGCAGCCAAACCAGCCGTAGCGGCACGCCCGTCCGGGGCCGCGACTCCCTCGCGACCTGCCGCGGCGCGTCCCGCACCGCAATCCGCCGAATCCTCGATGGGCGACCTTGACCCGGCGATGTTTGACGAGTTGACCGACGACGACTTGCAACAACCCGTGCGTGCGGCATCGCGTCCGGGGGCCGCTACGGGTGGCATAAACCCTTACGCAGTCGGCGCGGCGGGATCGGCACATTCGCGAAACAGCGGAAATATCGCCAGCATCGGCCAGCGAATTGCGGGCGCCGTGATTGACGGCTTGTTCAACATGACCGGATTCGTTGCGGGAATGCTCGTCGTCATGTTAGTGGCGCCGGCGGCAGACGGTGCCGGCGATGAAGCCGCGGCCGGAATCGGCCTCGTCTTGATGTTTGCCTTATTCTTCCTAGGAAGCATTCCGTTCATCATCAATATGGTGCTGATCTCGATGTCCGGGCAAAGCCTCGGCAAGAAGATCGTAAAAACGCGAATCGTGGACAAACAAACCGGGGTCCAAGTTGGCTTCCTGCATGGCGTGCTGATACGAAACATTGGCTTTGGCGCGATCACAGCAATCCCCGTGATCGGCGGATTCATTGCGATTGCTGACCTCGTTTATTTGTTCACTCAGGGGCACGAAACCTTGCACGATAAACTCGCCCAAACCATCGTGGTCGAAGCCTAA
- a CDS encoding prenyltransferase/squalene oxidase repeat-containing protein, which yields MTQKTSRRDWLRAAAMLSAVGATAASARPALAARDPRWNDSITKGLNWLSRTQSSRGQWNTQAYPAALAALAGTAMIGSGSTTTQGPYAKEIARAADYLISKSRDNGLIGDPQSDPRYTYGHGFSMLFLSQVLGEEGLLDRREELVEVLTKAVEFSGSAQTAAGGWGYVSAREGNDFDEGSTTITQVQGLRGCRNAGIPVSADVITRAKEYIYECKNPDGGISYSSRQKGSSRPAITAAALAALYNAGDYDSEHVPEMLAYTKESLHDISDSTRAFGHWHYTYLYYSQVVYRQGDELWTTFRDRLYDRIVSEQRPDGFWEGQIHPVYVTACNLIMLQLDHGYLPIYQR from the coding sequence ATGACGCAAAAAACATCACGTCGAGACTGGCTTCGCGCCGCCGCGATGCTATCGGCTGTCGGAGCCACTGCGGCGAGTGCCCGGCCGGCACTCGCGGCGCGCGATCCACGCTGGAACGACTCCATCACCAAGGGACTCAATTGGCTCAGCCGCACGCAATCGTCTCGCGGCCAATGGAACACCCAGGCTTATCCCGCCGCCCTGGCGGCGCTGGCCGGTACGGCGATGATCGGCAGCGGATCGACGACGACTCAGGGGCCGTACGCCAAAGAGATCGCGCGGGCGGCCGACTATTTGATCAGCAAAAGCCGTGATAACGGTTTGATCGGTGACCCCCAGTCCGATCCCCGCTACACGTATGGACACGGTTTTTCGATGCTGTTCTTGTCGCAAGTGTTGGGCGAAGAAGGATTGCTCGATCGTCGCGAAGAATTGGTCGAGGTGTTGACCAAGGCGGTTGAGTTCAGCGGCAGTGCACAAACGGCGGCCGGCGGATGGGGCTACGTCTCGGCGCGTGAAGGAAACGATTTCGACGAGGGCTCGACCACCATCACTCAGGTGCAAGGGCTGCGTGGTTGTCGCAACGCAGGGATTCCCGTCAGCGCCGATGTGATCACGCGAGCGAAGGAGTACATCTACGAATGCAAGAATCCCGACGGCGGGATCAGTTATAGCAGTCGCCAAAAGGGGAGCAGCCGGCCGGCGATCACGGCTGCCGCGCTCGCCGCGCTTTACAATGCTGGCGATTACGACAGCGAGCATGTGCCCGAGATGTTGGCCTATACCAAGGAATCGCTGCATGACATCAGCGATTCGACTCGCGCGTTTGGCCATTGGCATTACACGTATTTGTATTACAGCCAAGTGGTCTATCGCCAAGGCGACGAATTATGGACGACGTTCCGTGACCGGTTGTACGATCGCATCGTCAGCGAGCAGCGTCCCGACGGGTTCTGGGAGGGCCAGATTCATCCGGTCTACGTGACCGCATGCAACTTGATCATGTTGCAGCTGGACCACGGCTATTTGCCGATCTACCAGCGTTAG
- a CDS encoding metal-dependent hydrolase, translating into MMLKLTWLSHACWLIETGAHRILLDPFLTDNPAAKTTIEDHPEISHLLISHGHFDHVADAAAIAHRDDSTVVAIFEIAQWFAEKQQVQSTLGMNLGGVAKLPFGTVKMVPALHSSQLPDGSYGGNPAGFVLEIDGKRIYFACDTALFSDMRLYAHRVDVAVLPIGDVFTMGIDDSIEAIKLIEPKCVLPTHYNTWPPIQQDAAQWAERVNAQTDAVPVVLGVGESFTV; encoded by the coding sequence ATGATGCTTAAACTAACTTGGCTCTCCCACGCCTGCTGGTTGATCGAAACCGGCGCGCATCGCATCTTGCTCGATCCCTTTTTGACGGACAACCCAGCCGCCAAAACCACGATCGAGGACCATCCCGAAATCAGCCATCTGCTGATTTCCCACGGCCACTTCGATCATGTGGCCGATGCCGCTGCGATTGCCCATCGCGACGACAGTACCGTGGTGGCGATCTTTGAGATCGCCCAGTGGTTTGCGGAGAAACAGCAAGTGCAATCAACACTCGGGATGAATCTCGGCGGCGTGGCAAAACTTCCCTTCGGAACGGTGAAAATGGTTCCCGCACTCCATAGCAGCCAATTGCCCGACGGGTCGTACGGCGGCAATCCGGCCGGTTTTGTCCTTGAGATCGACGGGAAACGGATCTACTTTGCCTGTGACACCGCATTGTTTTCGGACATGCGTTTGTACGCGCACCGAGTCGATGTCGCGGTGCTGCCGATCGGTGACGTGTTCACCATGGGAATCGACGACAGCATCGAGGCGATCAAATTGATTGAGCCCAAATGTGTCTTGCCCACCCACTACAACACTTGGCCTCCGATCCAACAGGACGCGGCCCAATGGGCCGAACGCGTTAACGCCCAAACCGACGCGGTCCCGGTCGTGCTGGGCGTCGGCGAAAGTTTTACCGTCTAA
- a CDS encoding PQQ-binding-like beta-propeller repeat protein, whose translation MKSIVKVACVSLICVSMLSASSLLLGTFAVAGDADWSQWRGPNRDGHAAPQELKKSWDDDAPQLRWSFTSAGRGYSAVSVVDGRLYTMGTHDDKCFAICIDAQTGAPIWETEVARAGTADDYNHGWGGGPRSTPTVDGDQVIVLSDIGQLAALSKSNGDVQWTTNFVADHAGKIPVWGYSESPLVDGDRVVVTPGEANFMVALDRKTGEKVWSSQGVNAPAQYNSVIKGKLGDQSFYVNASKPGLFAFDTKSGQEVFSDTTTGNTVAVIPTAILSEDLLYHTSDYGAGNTLLKLKPNAAGDGIDAESIYHLAGKSMMNHHGGVVLHEGVIYGCTKANGGMWMAQDLQSGETLWEKKARPNHSGSICFADGMLYCYNDEEGSVNLVQPSREAWTEKGTLTLPRETELPRDKGAIWAHPVVADQMLIIRDQDLIFAFDIAR comes from the coding sequence ATGAAATCGATTGTCAAAGTTGCATGCGTTTCGTTGATCTGCGTTTCGATGCTGAGCGCATCCAGTCTGTTGCTGGGCACTTTCGCGGTTGCCGGCGATGCCGATTGGTCTCAATGGCGAGGCCCGAACCGCGATGGGCACGCCGCTCCGCAAGAGCTGAAAAAGTCATGGGATGACGACGCCCCTCAACTCCGCTGGTCATTCACCAGCGCGGGCCGCGGCTACTCGGCCGTTTCGGTGGTCGACGGACGGCTCTATACGATGGGAACGCATGACGACAAGTGCTTTGCCATTTGCATCGATGCGCAAACGGGCGCCCCCATTTGGGAAACCGAAGTCGCGCGTGCTGGCACCGCCGACGACTACAACCATGGCTGGGGCGGCGGACCACGCAGCACCCCGACCGTCGATGGCGACCAAGTCATTGTCTTGAGCGACATTGGACAACTCGCGGCTTTGTCGAAGTCCAATGGAGACGTTCAGTGGACGACCAATTTCGTCGCCGATCACGCTGGCAAAATCCCGGTTTGGGGATACAGCGAATCCCCCCTCGTCGACGGCGACCGCGTCGTGGTCACGCCCGGCGAAGCCAATTTTATGGTCGCATTGGATCGCAAGACCGGCGAAAAGGTTTGGTCCAGCCAAGGCGTCAACGCTCCCGCCCAATACAACTCGGTGATCAAAGGCAAGCTCGGCGACCAGTCGTTCTACGTCAACGCCAGCAAACCGGGGCTGTTCGCCTTCGACACGAAATCGGGCCAGGAAGTGTTCAGCGACACCACGACGGGCAATACGGTCGCGGTCATCCCAACCGCCATTTTGAGTGAAGATCTGCTGTACCACACCAGCGATTACGGTGCCGGCAACACGCTGTTAAAGCTAAAACCCAATGCGGCCGGAGATGGGATCGACGCGGAATCGATTTACCATTTGGCGGGCAAATCGATGATGAACCATCACGGTGGCGTCGTGCTTCATGAAGGGGTGATCTACGGATGCACCAAGGCCAATGGCGGCATGTGGATGGCCCAAGACCTACAAAGCGGCGAAACGTTGTGGGAGAAAAAAGCACGCCCTAACCACAGCGGTTCGATCTGTTTTGCCGATGGCATGCTGTATTGCTACAACGACGAGGAGGGCTCGGTGAACCTGGTCCAGCCCAGCCGCGAAGCGTGGACCGAAAAAGGCACATTGACGCTGCCACGCGAAACCGAGCTTCCGCGAGACAAGGGAGCCATTTGGGCGCATCCGGTAGTCGCCGACCAGATGTTGATCATCCGCGACCAGGACTTGATTTTTGCGTTCGACATTGCCCGTTAA
- the mutM gene encoding bifunctional DNA-formamidopyrimidine glycosylase/DNA-(apurinic or apyrimidinic site) lyase — protein sequence MPELPEVETMRRGVLPIVGSRIDAVIRPPCDRKPILMTPRIDAMDRRLRGKHIVDVGRRGKRVMINIEDEQTMVIEPRMTGLVLLADPPTLEHLRLRITLSGPAGDQLLFWDRRGLGTVRLLTPKQVETLVDAKLGVDALAITAEQLKAKLGKSQRAIKVALLDQAVVAGVGNLYAAELLFFAGIDPRTRCDRLTQVQWRRIQAAMRQVLEEAIRYEGSTLGDGTYRNALNGEGGYQAHHQVYARAGDPCPRCYDGVIRRIVQAQRSTFFCPVCQQKRGLHRLVVPI from the coding sequence GTGCCTGAACTACCCGAAGTGGAAACGATGCGGCGGGGGGTGCTGCCCATCGTTGGCAGCCGGATCGATGCCGTGATTCGGCCCCCCTGCGATCGTAAACCGATTTTGATGACGCCGCGAATCGATGCCATGGATCGCCGGCTTCGCGGAAAACATATCGTCGATGTCGGTCGTCGTGGCAAACGCGTGATGATCAACATCGAAGACGAGCAAACGATGGTGATCGAGCCGCGAATGACCGGCTTGGTGCTGTTGGCCGATCCGCCGACACTCGAGCATCTGCGGTTGCGAATCACACTCTCGGGGCCTGCGGGGGACCAATTGTTGTTTTGGGATCGGCGCGGGCTGGGGACGGTGCGATTGTTAACGCCCAAGCAAGTCGAAACGCTTGTCGACGCCAAACTCGGAGTCGATGCGCTCGCGATCACGGCGGAACAGTTGAAGGCGAAACTCGGCAAAAGCCAACGCGCCATCAAGGTCGCATTGTTGGATCAAGCCGTGGTGGCGGGAGTGGGGAATTTGTATGCCGCGGAACTGCTGTTTTTCGCCGGCATCGATCCTCGCACCCGTTGTGATCGGCTCACCCAAGTTCAATGGCGGCGGATTCAAGCGGCGATGCGTCAGGTATTAGAGGAAGCGATTCGTTATGAGGGCAGCACTTTGGGGGACGGGACGTACCGCAATGCGCTCAATGGCGAAGGCGGCTACCAAGCCCATCATCAGGTTTATGCACGTGCCGGGGACCCTTGCCCACGCTGTTACGACGGCGTGATTCGGCGAATCGTGCAAGCCCAACGCAGCACGTTCTTTTGCCCCGTATGCCAGCAAAAGCGTGGTCTACACCGTCTCGTCGTGCCGATTTAG
- the trpB gene encoding tryptophan synthase subunit beta: MSLQETAAPHASASVPDERGRFGKFGGRFVPETLTRALDQLAEEYDRAKKDPEFQRELTSLLKTFVGRPSPLYHAKRLTDAVGGAQIWLKREDLNHTGAHKINNTIGQALLTLRMGKTRVIAETGAGQHGVASATACAHFGLPCTVYMGSEDIRRQKPNVFSMKLLGATICPVESGSKTLRDAVNEAMRDWMASVENTHYIIGSVIGPHPFPMMVRDFQSVIGRETREQCRDTFDRLPDCVVACVGGGSNAAGMFYPFVEDDGVRMVGVEAGGRGTAPGDHASPLTYGNPGVLHGSYSYVMQDDDGQTCDVHSMSAGLDYPGVGPEHSYWKDTKRVDYLECTDDDAMKAFDRLAQSEGIIAALESSHAIAKGMTLAAEMKPDQHLVICLSGRGDKDAMEIARLRGETW, encoded by the coding sequence ATGAGCCTGCAAGAAACCGCAGCCCCCCACGCCAGTGCGTCGGTTCCCGATGAACGGGGGCGTTTTGGTAAATTCGGTGGACGTTTTGTCCCGGAAACGCTGACTCGTGCCCTCGATCAACTGGCCGAAGAATACGATCGAGCCAAAAAAGATCCTGAATTCCAACGCGAACTGACCTCGCTGCTCAAGACGTTCGTCGGACGCCCCAGCCCGCTGTACCACGCCAAACGGCTGACCGATGCGGTCGGCGGTGCCCAAATTTGGCTCAAACGCGAAGACCTCAACCACACCGGCGCCCACAAGATCAACAACACGATTGGCCAAGCTCTATTAACCCTGCGGATGGGTAAAACGCGAGTGATCGCGGAAACCGGAGCCGGCCAGCACGGGGTGGCCAGCGCCACCGCATGTGCCCACTTTGGGTTGCCTTGCACGGTCTACATGGGCAGTGAAGACATTCGCCGGCAAAAGCCCAACGTGTTCAGCATGAAGTTGCTCGGCGCCACCATCTGTCCGGTCGAAAGCGGCTCCAAAACGCTTCGCGACGCCGTTAATGAAGCGATGCGAGATTGGATGGCGTCGGTCGAGAACACCCACTACATCATCGGCAGTGTGATTGGGCCGCACCCGTTCCCGATGATGGTACGCGATTTCCAATCGGTGATCGGCCGCGAAACACGAGAACAGTGCCGCGACACGTTCGACCGACTACCGGATTGTGTGGTCGCCTGCGTCGGCGGTGGCAGCAACGCGGCCGGCATGTTCTATCCGTTCGTCGAAGATGACGGCGTTCGCATGGTCGGCGTCGAAGCGGGCGGCCGTGGCACCGCTCCAGGCGACCACGCCTCACCGCTCACCTACGGAAACCCAGGCGTGTTGCACGGTAGCTACAGCTACGTGATGCAAGATGACGATGGACAAACCTGTGACGTGCATTCGATGAGCGCCGGATTGGACTACCCCGGCGTTGGCCCCGAGCACAGCTATTGGAAAGACACCAAGCGGGTCGACTACCTCGAATGCACCGACGATGACGCCATGAAGGCGTTCGATCGATTGGCGCAATCCGAGGGAATCATCGCAGCCCTTGAATCGAGTCATGCGATTGCCAAAGGGATGACGTTGGCCGCCGAAATGAAACCTGACCAACATTTGGTCATTTGTTTGTCTGGTCGCGGTGACAAGGATGCCATGGAAATCGCTCGTCTCCGCGGCGAAACCTGGTAA